The proteins below come from a single candidate division WOR-3 bacterium genomic window:
- a CDS encoding hydrogenase iron-sulfur subunit: MPEGNEFEPKIVAFLCNWCSYAGADLAGISRMHYPPSIRVIRVPCSGRVDPFFILQALQQGADGVLVSGCHPGDCHYLTGNYVARRRFAVLNDLLEFCGIEPGRVTFAWVSASEGERFAQLVKEVTEKVKGLGPNQKLKKELP; the protein is encoded by the coding sequence ATGCCCGAAGGAAATGAATTTGAACCGAAGATAGTTGCCTTTCTGTGCAACTGGTGCTCTTATGCCGGTGCCGACCTTGCCGGCATCTCCAGGATGCACTACCCACCTTCAATCAGGGTAATCCGGGTTCCCTGTTCTGGCAGGGTTGACCCTTTTTTTATCTTGCAGGCGCTGCAACAGGGTGCTGATGGTGTTCTGGTCTCGGGCTGCCATCCTGGTGACTGCCATTATCTCACCGGTAACTATGTTGCCCGCAGAAGGTTTGCGGTCTTAAACGACCTGCTTGAGTTCTGCGGGATCGAGCCGGGCAGGGTGACATTTGCCTGGGTTTCTGCATCTGAAGGCGAGCGGTTTGCCCAGCTGGTGAAGGAGGTAACCGAAAAGGTGAAGGGGCTTGGACCAAACCAAAAACTGAAAAAGGAACTGCCTTAA